From Triticum urartu cultivar G1812 chromosome 2, Tu2.1, whole genome shotgun sequence, a single genomic window includes:
- the LOC125541047 gene encoding E3 ubiquitin-protein ligase RSL1-like, producing the protein METVPGTLKFSVSPCGHPFCRSCLAQYVATKLDDKVAGVACPHPGCEAGAVEPESCRGVIPPDLLDRWGFLLCELAVGALKRVYCPYQECSALLLADADTKEAIAEAECPHCHRLLCARCGVPWHDGMGCKEFQKLGQDERGRNDLLLRRLVGRKGWQRCPKCQMFVEKSEGCNYMKCRCGNSFCYRCASKLSAENHYCKKCKR; encoded by the exons ATGGAGACGGTGCCCGGCACCCTCAAGTTCAGCGTCAGCCCGTGCGGCCACCCCTTCTGCCGGAGCTGCCTCGCCCAGTACGTGGCCACGAAGCTGGACGACAAGGTCGCTGGCGTGGCATGCCCTCACCCAGGCTGCGAGGCCGGCGCCGTCGAGCCGGAGAGCTGCCGCGGCGTCATCCCCCCGGACCTCCTCGACAGGTGGGGTTTCCTGTTGTGCGAGCTCGCGGTCGGCGCCCTCAAGAGGGTGTACTGCCCGTACCAAGAATGCTCGGCGCTCCTTCTCGCCGACGCCGACACGAAGGAGGCCATCGCGGAGGCGGAGTGCCCGCACTGCCACCGGCTCTTGTGCGCCCGGTGCGGCGTGCCATGGCACGACGGCATGGGGTGCAAGGAGTTCCAGAAGCTCGGGCAGGACGAGCGTGGCCGGAACGACCTCCTGCTCCGGCGCCTCGTGGGCAGGAAGGGGTGGCAGCGGTGCCCCAAGTGCCAGATGTTCGTGGAGAAATCGGAGGGCTGCAATTACATGAAATGCAG GTGTGGAAACAGTTTCTGCTACCGATGCGCATCCAAGTTGTCAGCGGAAAACCATTACTGCAAAAAGTGCAAGCGCTAG